A DNA window from Fusarium fujikuroi IMI 58289 draft genome, chromosome FFUJ_chr11 contains the following coding sequences:
- a CDS encoding related to 4-coumarate-CoA ligase, translated as MVFESKFPKVDPPSTDVFNFIFNTAREKYPKDKVLYRVHNTGETLTLEELENKSLRLASVLVKKYGIKPNNVIAFLANNSINYPIAFFAALAAGATISPIPVQQGLDALAIIPRLEQADAKLIITDSTLASITKPAAEAFNGIPLISLDNSSEGISNVEELLAEEDELFNGFRLSTHEETEKHYAFIYRTSGSSGNVKSFLTTHAHWAANLLTTRLTVPSDTDPEKDVWLSSLPFAYGINAKLNLGLNILLGIPVIILTQPFDQSTFHLIDKYAITFLFVTPPLAAQIAKSEKVGVTYKSIKWLLSAGAPVHTKIRDAVQDKFNGVRLTLEWGTTETLLITLQVDEASSVPGSSGTLVHGFEARVLDIETGKDLGHNEQGEILVRNTLARFAGYKDNDEANKDFDADGWFHSGDVGYVDENSNVFIVDRLKELLRVGDGYGTHASAAEFEAVLFDHPAVATAVVVGIRDQETQQEHPTAFVVLQPDATPSHDLNTEERSLALDNLAKELEGYVETKLGKFKRLSGGAYFVEKYPYVGYKINKRRLKELVHVGPSADSFARWINAAA; from the exons ATGGTCTTTGAGTCAAAATTTCCCAAGGTTGACCCGCCCTCTACGGACGTgttcaacttcatcttcaacactgcTCGAGAGAAGTATCCCAAAGACAAAGTTCTATACCGGGTACATAACACCGGGGAGACTCTGACTTTGGAAGAACTCGAGAACAAGAGCTTGCGACTGGCTAGCGTTCTTGTCAAGAAATACGGAATCAAGCCTAATAATGTGATTGCATTTCTTGCCAACAACTCT ATCAACTATCCCATTGCATTCTTTGCGGCACTGGCAGCTGGGGCTACAATATCTCCAATCCCTGTTCAGCAAGGACTTGATGCTCTGGCAATTATTCCCAGACTTGAACAAGCTGACGCCAAGTTGATCATAACTGACTCAACGCTGGCATCTATCACAAAGCCGGCAGCCGAAGCATTCAATGGTATTCCTCTGATTAGCCTCGACAATTCTTCTGAGGGAATCAGCAACGTCGAGGAGCttcttgctgaagaagatgagctcTTCAATGGATTCAGGCTGTCCACCCACGAGGAAACTGAGAAGCACTATGCTTTCATTTACCGTACCAGTGGATCATCAGGCAACGTCAAGTCATTCCTCACAACTCATGCTCACTGGGCTGCCAATCTCCTGACAACCCGTCTGACTGTACCCTCCGACACGGATCCGGAGAAAGACGTTTGGCTCTCGTCTCTGCCTTTCGCCTATGGAATCAATGCAAAGCTGAATCTTGGTTTGAACATTCTCCTCGGGATTCCTGTCATTATTCTCACTCAGCCTTTCGATCAATCTACCTTCCATCTGATTGACAAGTATGCTATCACCTTCCTTTTCGTCACCCCACCTCTCGCAGCCCAGATAGCAAAGTCAGAGAAGGTTGGAGTCACTTACAAGAGCATCAAATGGCTTCTATCTGCTGGAGCTCCTGTTCATACAAAGATCCGGGATGCTGTTCAAGACAAGTTCAACGGTGTTCGCCTCACTCTTGAATGGGGAACGACGGAAACCCTCCTTATCACACTTCAGGTCGATGAGGCTTCATCTGTGCCGGGATCTAGTGGTACTCTTGTCCATGGTTTCGAAGCCAGGGTGCTTGACATCGAGACTGGGAAGGATCTTGGTCACAACGAGCAGGGAGAGATTCTTGTACGGAACACTCTTGCTCGCTTCGCCGGCTACAAGGACAATGACGAGGCTAACAAAGACTTTGACGCTGATGGCTGGTTCCATTCTGGCGATGTTGGATACGTGGATGAGAACTCCAATGTCTTCATCGTTGACCGGTTGAAAGAGCTACTtcgtgttggtgatggctaCGGTACCCATGCTTCGGCGGCCGAGTTTGAGGCTGTTCTCTTCGACCACCCTGCCGTAGCAACAGCCGTAGTGGTGGGGATCCGTGACCAAGAGACTCAACAGGAGCATCCTACGGCATTTGTTGTACTTCAGCCTGACGCAACACCAAGCCACGATTTAAACACTGAGGAAAggtctttggctttggataACCTGGCTAAGGAGTTGGAGGGTTATGTTGAGACGAAGCTGGGCAAGTTCAAGAGGCTCTCGGGTGGAGCTTATTTTGTAGAGAAGTACCCTTACGTTGGttacaagatcaacaagagaAGGCTAAAGGAGCTGGTACATGTTGGCCCGTCGGCGGATAGCTTTGCACGATGGATTAACGCCGCTGCTTAA
- a CDS encoding related to 6-hydroxy-D-nicotine oxidase: protein MALTLEYLHAHFRGVIIQPQDDLFGPLRRRFSENEEGDPKLILQPSSEDDISLAVRYAVSNKLELAVFSQGHSFLGASSSDGVIIDLRRLRTVWVDNEKYGSDGIVTMEGGASVSDVALACEEKGVFLPLPSHKELGYAGFSLGGGFGWGMGVAGLAIDLLVEATIVLASGEIVTCSEDQNPDLFFAIRGAGYNFGVISKLKFKAKPLTHQVWYGTIVYPRSAYQSVLETVDKWSLTQKPEDMVAIVITTLVPATRGEEAMLAIVYHHGSSEDQFKGRFGDFFDIPHLGSNTRPCWAHETADFFPESIWPRTNRLSDGTLFTRLTPQLWLPVIDRLREWYKKDDRRELGTQLFLGLYNWTKVINENAGKATAWPPSRARPEDPEGLNWKDMALYVGYGDEQEAEEATKFALGLVQFAREKHEEIVGGDIIKGMVYPNAGAMRQHSGQYMYKEHYPQLQVLKGKYDPLNVFHKKHAIEPSL from the exons ATGGCTCTTACACTAGAATATCTGCATGCCCATTTCCGTGGCG TCATAATTCAACCGCAAGATGATCTCTTTggtcctcttcgtcgtcgattCTCGGAGAATGAGGAAGGAGATCCGAAGTTGATTCTCCAGCCATCTTCTGAAGATGACATATCACTCGCAGTGAGATATGCCGTCTCCAACAAACTGGAGCTGGCTGTGTTCAGCCAAGGCCATTCCTTTCTCGGGGCATCGAGCTCTGACGGTGTCATCATTGATCTTCGTCGCCTTCGAACCGTCTGGGTTGATAATGAGAAGTACGGCAGCGACGGCATTGTCACCATGGAAGGCGGCGCGAGCGTTAGCGACGTAGCCCTTGCTTGTGAGGAGAAGGGAGTGTTCttgcctcttccttctcacaAAGAGCTCGGTTACGCCGGATTTTCCCTTGGCGGGGGCTTTGGCTGGGGAATGGGTGTCGCTGGCTTGGCAATTGATCTCTTAGTGGAAGCGACAATTGTTCTTGCGAGTGGGGAGATCGTCACTTGCTCAGAAGACCAGAACCCAGACCTATTCTTTGCGATTCGAGGAGCCGGATATAACTTCGGGGTCATCTCAAAGCTGAAGTTCAAAGCCAAGCCACTGACGCACCAAGTCTGGTACGGGACAATCGTCTATCCACGGTCCGCATATCAGTCAGTTCTCGAAACGGTCGACAAATGGAGCCTGACACAAAAACCAGAGGACATGGTCGCTATTGTTATCACGACATTGGTACCAGCAACTCGAGGTGAGGAGGCAATGCTCGCCATTGTGTACCACCATGGCTCCTCCGAAGACCAATTCAAGGGTCGATTCGGGGACTTTTTTGATATTCCACACTTGGGGTCCAATACCAGGCCCTGTTGGGCCCACGAAACAGCAGACTTTTTCCCTGAGTCAATCTGGCCTCGCACCAATCGCCTTTCGGACGGCACTCTTTTCACTCGTCTAACACCTCAGCTTTGGTTACCAGTTATTGATAGACTTCGTGAGTGGTATAAGAAAGACGACAGGAGAGAGTTGGGGACCCAGCTCTTCCTTGGCCTGTACAACTGGACAAAGGTGATCAACGAGAATGCCGGGAAGGCTACCGCGTGGCCCCCGTCACGAGCCCGTCCTGAGGATCCAGAAGGATTGAACTGGAAGGACATGGCTCTCTACGTTGG GTATGGAGATGAACAGGAAGCCGAGGAAGCCACCAAGTTTGCATTAGGGCTTGTTCAGTTTGCACGTGAGAAACACGAAGAAATCGTTGGAGGCGATATCATCAAGGGGATGGTGTATCCAAATGCGGGCGCCATGCGTCAGCACTCCGGACAGTACATGTATAAGGAGCACTATCCGCAGTTACAGGTGCTGAAAGGGAAGTACGATCCCTTGAATGTGTTCCATAAGAAGCATGCTATTGAGCCTTCTCTCTAA